From Romeriopsis navalis LEGE 11480, one genomic window encodes:
- a CDS encoding CPBP family intramembrane glutamic endopeptidase codes for MKSFLSRLFQTLTQLPAPLRILSFILILGLFWVPIALPIQLLIKDQNLVSLITMPVLYVIFLVLLQLWGRWGHPEESYLLQRYGMRRPKAWIYEWLGGLGIGYGVVLLLYELQGGMGWIRWFNPNRPMPWLLLEGFAIAALIGLAEEILFRGWLLDELKRNYQPNTALVATSVIFALLHGLRLVPASVQWISLALLSWALGMAKRVTGDRLGLSAGLHAGLVWCYYVLNVGQMFQYTNKVPVWLTGFEKNPLAGLVGILTMLGLAIGITFARQRQRLKSLH; via the coding sequence AAATCTTTTCTTAGCCGGCTATTTCAGACGCTCACCCAGCTACCGGCGCCCCTACGTATTCTGAGTTTTATCCTCATATTGGGGTTATTTTGGGTACCGATCGCTTTGCCGATCCAACTGCTGATCAAGGATCAAAATCTGGTTTCCTTGATCACGATGCCAGTGCTATACGTCATTTTTCTGGTGCTGTTGCAACTCTGGGGCCGTTGGGGACATCCAGAAGAATCATATCTGCTCCAGCGTTACGGTATGCGGCGTCCCAAAGCCTGGATCTACGAATGGCTCGGCGGGTTGGGCATTGGCTATGGGGTAGTGCTGCTGCTATACGAGCTGCAGGGAGGCATGGGATGGATCCGCTGGTTTAACCCAAACCGGCCAATGCCTTGGCTGTTGCTGGAAGGCTTCGCCATTGCCGCATTGATTGGGTTAGCCGAGGAAATCCTATTTCGCGGCTGGCTGCTCGACGAACTCAAGCGGAATTATCAACCCAATACCGCACTCGTGGCGACCAGTGTGATTTTTGCACTGCTCCATGGTCTCCGGCTTGTCCCCGCCTCAGTCCAATGGATCTCACTGGCGCTATTAAGTTGGGCCTTAGGCATGGCCAAGCGGGTCACGGGCGATCGTCTCGGACTATCCGCCGGGCTCCATGCTGGCTTGGTCTGGTGCTATTACGTTTTGAACGTGGGGCAAATGTTTCAGTACACCAACAAAGTGCCGGTTTGGCTCACTGGCTTTGAGAAAAATCCCTTAGCTGGCCTCGTGGGAATTTTGACCATGCTCGGTTTGGCCATCGGCATCACGTTTGCACGCCAACGCCAACGGCTGAAGTCGTTACACTAA